Proteins from a genomic interval of Clostridium sp. AN503:
- the lpdA gene encoding dihydrolipoyl dehydrogenase, which yields MAVNCDLVIIGAGPGGYTAALKAAGFGMKVVVIDQDKLGGVCINRGCIPTKALLHASNIFSMMQQCDEFGVSTDFISFDFAKMQDYKKRSVKQYRGEIEKLFKQNGIGFVKGTATIRREKTVEVKNENGREYFHARNIIIATGAKPVMPKIPGIDLPGVINSDRLLAVPNWNYDRIVILGGGVIGVEFATIFQALCAKVTIVEKGSHLLGPMDVEVATALEEQLAQKGISIHCNTTVEEITKEDGLTCHLLDHNTGETSQIKASQVVVAVGRTPYMQGLFGEDVDLKIEDGRLAVDSDFQTSEPGIYAIGDVVARTQLAHVAMAQGTFVVENIAGHSHSIRLEAVPNGMYVSLPIVPNCIYTEPEIATVGITEQNANNLGMKVRCGVYTMDGNGKSIIAREEHGFIRLIFEAYSNTIVGAQMVCPRATDMIGEMATAIANGLTAEQLSRAMRAHPTYSEGITAAIEDAMKS from the coding sequence TACGGCAGCGCTGAAGGCAGCCGGGTTTGGCATGAAGGTCGTTGTGATCGACCAGGACAAGTTGGGGGGAGTATGTATTAACCGGGGATGTATCCCGACTAAGGCGCTGCTTCACGCATCCAATATTTTTTCTATGATGCAGCAGTGCGATGAGTTCGGGGTGTCTACTGATTTTATTTCTTTTGATTTTGCCAAGATGCAGGATTACAAGAAGCGTTCCGTCAAGCAGTACCGCGGGGAGATCGAGAAGCTGTTTAAGCAGAATGGGATTGGTTTTGTGAAAGGGACAGCCACCATACGCCGGGAAAAGACGGTTGAAGTGAAAAATGAGAATGGCCGGGAGTATTTCCATGCCAGGAACATTATCATTGCCACCGGAGCAAAGCCTGTGATGCCAAAGATTCCGGGGATCGATCTGCCGGGCGTGATCAACAGCGACCGGCTGCTGGCGGTGCCTAACTGGAATTATGACCGGATCGTGATCCTGGGCGGCGGTGTGATCGGCGTGGAGTTTGCGACGATCTTCCAGGCGTTGTGTGCAAAAGTCACGATCGTGGAGAAGGGCAGTCACCTGCTGGGGCCGATGGATGTGGAGGTTGCAACGGCTCTGGAGGAGCAGCTGGCTCAGAAGGGCATTTCCATCCACTGCAATACGACTGTGGAAGAGATCACAAAGGAGGATGGACTGACCTGTCATCTTTTAGATCATAATACCGGGGAGACCAGCCAGATCAAGGCCAGCCAGGTGGTGGTCGCAGTTGGCAGGACTCCATATATGCAGGGACTGTTTGGCGAGGATGTGGATCTGAAGATTGAAGACGGGCGGCTGGCGGTGGACAGCGATTTTCAGACCAGCGAACCGGGGATCTACGCCATCGGAGACGTGGTGGCGCGCACCCAGCTTGCCCATGTGGCTATGGCACAGGGAACCTTTGTGGTGGAGAATATTGCGGGGCATTCCCACAGCATCCGCCTGGAGGCAGTGCCAAACGGGATGTATGTGTCGCTCCCGATCGTGCCCAACTGTATTTACACAGAGCCGGAGATCGCGACTGTCGGGATCACGGAGCAGAATGCCAACAATCTGGGCATGAAGGTGCGCTGCGGTGTCTATACCATGGACGGGAACGGCAAATCCATTATCGCCCGGGAGGAGCATGGCTTTATCAGACTGATCTTCGAGGCGTACTCCAACACGATCGTGGGCGCCCAGATGGTATGCCCCCGGGCGACAGATATGATCGGAGAGATGGCGACGGCAATCGCCAATGGCCTGACTGCAGAGCAGCTTTCGCGCGCCATGCGCGCCCATCCCACATACAGCGAGGGGATTACGGCAGCCATCGAGGATGCGATGAAAAGCTGA